In one window of Microbacterium natoriense DNA:
- a CDS encoding tryptophan synthase subunit alpha, which produces MTEFVPRRASLEVLRAEASDELAVLIQERLLGGEDPWEFMEELPSVDELVVYLLRADNIAANDGVRPNEARHYRVLRQIALEYPELTPAVWGLLDEKQRHRRWDPTVAS; this is translated from the coding sequence ATGACAGAGTTCGTTCCCCGCCGCGCCAGCCTCGAAGTGCTGCGTGCTGAGGCGTCGGACGAACTCGCCGTTCTCATCCAGGAGCGGCTGCTCGGGGGAGAGGACCCCTGGGAGTTCATGGAGGAGCTGCCGAGCGTCGACGAGCTCGTCGTCTACCTCCTCCGGGCCGACAACATCGCCGCGAACGACGGGGTGCGACCGAACGAGGCCAGGCACTACCGCGTGCTGCGTCAGATCGCGCTGGAGTATCCCGAGCTGACGCCCGCGGTGTGGGGGCTCCTCGATGAGAAGCAGCGCCATCGCCGTTGGGATCCGACCGTCGCGTCCTGA
- a CDS encoding DUF7059 domain-containing protein, with protein MTAVSDSAPPTPDPLLCAALAADLDSADFRSEPLRRLWGEEADDALARGLREPILRAITGDDGVLATLGRLFVLGMPQPREAVATALAHVGVDGLGSLGLAVADRDSVRPTALLRPQSFVDADGIGEWWIASDLDEVALDGPLPADHVLGVGGASRTLAEIVTPIEVDRALDLGTGCGIQALLVARHAASVVATDISVRALAFAELNALLNGVRNIEFRLGSMFEPVEGEAFDLIVSNPPFVITPRAEGVPEYEYRDGGLVGDALVEKFVRSVAAYLTAGGIAQLLGNWESRDDERGLDRLASWVPDDIDLWAIQREELSPLGYAELWIRDGGTTPRDAAFTPLLSAWLDDFAVRGVTAVGFGYVLLRRPRSSSAGSTRAPLRRTERMPQPVSNVGGALRQGLAAHDLIAEGGLPDTLITAADVTEARHLLPGNDDPSVIELRQGGGFGRTVAVDPALAAFVGACDGELTVVQIVSALADLFEVPLADLWADIEPRIRQLVLDGFLLG; from the coding sequence GTGACGGCCGTGTCCGACAGTGCTCCCCCCACGCCCGACCCCCTGTTGTGCGCCGCTCTGGCGGCCGATCTCGATTCGGCCGACTTCCGCTCCGAGCCCTTGCGTCGCCTGTGGGGCGAAGAGGCCGATGACGCGCTCGCCCGGGGGCTGCGGGAGCCGATCCTCCGTGCGATCACCGGCGATGACGGCGTGCTCGCGACGTTGGGCCGGTTGTTCGTCCTGGGCATGCCGCAGCCGCGTGAAGCCGTCGCGACAGCTCTGGCGCACGTGGGAGTCGACGGGCTCGGGAGCCTGGGTCTGGCCGTCGCCGACCGGGATTCCGTGCGTCCCACTGCGCTGCTGCGACCGCAGTCGTTCGTCGACGCAGACGGCATCGGCGAGTGGTGGATCGCGAGCGATCTCGACGAGGTCGCCCTCGACGGACCGCTTCCGGCCGACCACGTCCTCGGTGTCGGCGGCGCCTCACGCACGCTCGCTGAGATCGTGACGCCCATCGAGGTCGACCGCGCCCTCGATCTCGGCACGGGATGCGGCATCCAGGCTCTCCTCGTCGCGCGGCACGCGGCATCGGTCGTCGCCACCGACATCTCTGTTCGCGCGCTCGCCTTCGCCGAGCTGAACGCGCTGCTCAACGGGGTGCGCAACATCGAGTTCCGTCTGGGGAGCATGTTCGAACCGGTCGAGGGCGAGGCGTTCGATCTGATCGTGTCGAACCCTCCGTTCGTGATCACCCCACGGGCTGAGGGCGTGCCCGAGTACGAGTACCGCGACGGCGGCCTGGTCGGCGATGCGCTCGTCGAGAAGTTCGTGCGCAGCGTCGCGGCGTATCTGACCGCGGGCGGCATCGCTCAGCTGCTCGGCAACTGGGAGTCGCGCGACGACGAGCGCGGACTCGACCGCCTCGCATCCTGGGTGCCCGACGACATCGACCTCTGGGCGATCCAGCGCGAAGAGCTGTCGCCCCTCGGATACGCCGAGCTGTGGATCCGTGACGGCGGCACCACTCCGCGTGATGCCGCGTTCACGCCGCTGCTGTCCGCGTGGCTCGACGACTTCGCCGTTCGCGGCGTCACGGCCGTCGGATTCGGCTATGTCCTGCTGCGGCGTCCGCGGTCGTCGAGTGCAGGCTCGACTCGTGCGCCGCTGCGGAGGACGGAGCGGATGCCGCAGCCGGTGTCGAACGTCGGCGGAGCGCTGCGTCAGGGGCTAGCCGCCCACGATCTGATCGCCGAGGGCGGATTGCCCGACACCCTGATCACGGCCGCCGATGTCACCGAGGCGCGGCATCTGCTGCCCGGCAACGATGACCCGAGCGTGATCGAGCTGCGCCAGGGCGGCGGTTTCGGCCGCACGGTCGCCGTCGACCCCGCGCTCGCCGCGTTCGTCGGCGCATGCGATGGCGAACTGACCGTGGTCCAGATCGTCTCCGCCCTCGCCGACCTCTTCGAGGTGCCGCTGGCAGATCTGTGGGCCGACATCGAGCCCCGCATCCGCCAACTCGTGCTCGACGGTTTCCTGCTCGGCTGA
- a CDS encoding ParA family protein has product MFHVKQSEKESPNTFGIDTPLAREIADLSARRRVLEEVTIEFTGETRILTVSNQKGGVGKTTTAVNIASALAGLGAKVLVIDLDPQGNASTALGVTHTTEVSSIYDVLINEMPLAEIVQQSPENENLFCAPSTIHLAGAEIELVAQVAREHRLRRALHEYLEHHPVDFVIIDCPPSLGLLTINAFTAASEVFIPIQCEYYALEGLSQLLGSIQMIQKHLNPSLHLSTILLTMFDGRTRLAHQVAEEVRTHFPTQVLDTVIPRSVRVSEAPSFGQTVIAYDGQSAGAVAYREAAVEIASRATQSKEK; this is encoded by the coding sequence ATGTTTCACGTGAAACAATCCGAAAAGGAATCGCCGAACACCTTCGGGATCGACACCCCGCTCGCACGGGAGATCGCCGACCTGAGCGCTCGTCGCCGGGTTCTCGAAGAGGTCACGATCGAGTTCACCGGGGAGACCCGCATCCTCACGGTGTCGAACCAGAAGGGCGGCGTCGGCAAGACGACCACGGCGGTGAACATCGCTTCCGCTCTCGCCGGACTCGGCGCGAAGGTCCTCGTGATCGACCTCGACCCGCAGGGAAACGCCTCGACCGCGCTCGGTGTCACGCACACCACCGAAGTCTCGAGCATCTACGACGTCTTGATCAACGAGATGCCGCTGGCTGAGATCGTGCAGCAGAGCCCCGAGAATGAGAATCTCTTCTGCGCGCCGAGTACGATCCATCTGGCTGGAGCCGAGATCGAGCTCGTCGCCCAGGTCGCCCGCGAGCACCGCCTGCGACGGGCGCTGCACGAGTACCTGGAACACCACCCGGTCGACTTCGTGATCATCGACTGCCCGCCTTCTCTTGGTCTCCTCACGATCAACGCCTTCACCGCAGCATCCGAGGTCTTCATCCCGATCCAGTGCGAGTACTACGCGCTGGAGGGACTGAGCCAGCTTCTCGGGAGCATCCAGATGATCCAGAAGCACCTGAATCCCTCGCTCCACTTGTCGACCATCCTTCTGACGATGTTCGACGGGCGCACCCGGCTGGCCCACCAGGTGGCCGAAGAGGTGCGCACACACTTTCCGACGCAGGTCCTCGACACCGTGATTCCGCGCTCTGTGCGGGTCTCGGAGGCGCCGAGCTTCGGACAGACCGTGATCGCCTACGATGGGCAGTCCGCCGGCGCCGTCGCCTACCGCGAGGCCGCCGTCGAGATCGCGTCGCGTGCGACGCAGAGCAAGGAGAAATGA
- a CDS encoding ParB/RepB/Spo0J family partition protein, with amino-acid sequence MAKRTGLGRGISALIPTADQAERPVDVFFPGASIQKLAEAQQIEADAAAELEPVPGIHLIQIDPNEIVPNPRQPRTHFDAEHLAELVHSVREFGVMQPVVVRKNSDGAYELIMGERRTRAAREAGLASIPAVVRDTADEDLLRDALLENLHRSELNPLEEASAYQQLLEDFGITQEELATRIGRSRPRISNTIRLLKLPVPVQQRVAAGVLSAGHARAILSLDNPEAMQRLADKVVNEDLSVRATEVAAKTEPTSPTRTAKATPGARRAYLDEVAGKLGDRLNTRVKIALGARKGQVTIEFSSIQDLNRILDELGEEGYGRS; translated from the coding sequence ATGGCGAAGCGCACAGGGTTGGGCCGGGGCATCAGCGCCCTCATTCCCACCGCAGATCAGGCCGAGCGCCCGGTGGACGTGTTCTTCCCAGGGGCATCGATCCAGAAGCTGGCGGAGGCGCAGCAGATCGAGGCGGATGCCGCGGCCGAACTCGAGCCGGTGCCCGGCATCCATCTGATTCAGATCGATCCGAATGAGATCGTCCCGAACCCGCGACAGCCGCGTACGCACTTCGACGCTGAACACCTTGCCGAGCTCGTGCACAGCGTCCGAGAGTTCGGCGTGATGCAGCCTGTCGTCGTCCGCAAGAACAGCGACGGCGCCTACGAGCTCATCATGGGTGAGCGCCGTACGCGCGCCGCACGCGAGGCCGGTCTGGCGTCGATTCCGGCCGTCGTGCGGGACACGGCCGATGAGGACCTGCTGCGAGACGCGCTGCTCGAGAACCTGCATCGCTCCGAGCTGAACCCTCTGGAAGAAGCCTCGGCATACCAGCAGCTGCTCGAGGATTTCGGCATCACGCAGGAGGAGCTTGCGACGCGTATCGGGCGCTCGCGTCCTCGCATCAGCAACACCATCCGTCTGCTCAAACTGCCCGTGCCCGTACAGCAGCGTGTGGCCGCCGGTGTTCTGAGCGCAGGCCACGCCCGCGCCATTCTGAGCCTCGACAATCCCGAGGCGATGCAGCGTCTCGCCGACAAGGTCGTCAACGAAGACCTTTCTGTGCGCGCCACCGAGGTCGCCGCCAAGACCGAGCCGACGTCTCCGACCCGCACTGCGAAGGCCACGCCCGGCGCTCGTCGCGCGTACCTCGACGAGGTGGCCGGCAAGCTCGGCGACCGCCTCAACACCCGCGTGAAGATCGCTCTCGGTGCGAGGAAAGGCCAGGTCACGATCGAGTTCTCGTCGATCCAGGATCTGAATCGAATTCTAGATGAGCTCGGCGAAGAGGGCTACGGCAGGAGCTGA
- a CDS encoding DUF6049 family protein — protein sequence MTVTIPENGFRARLACGTVAFAMALGIGVVASPVAQAAQKSDSEPPVLHVSAGSNGVLSPGLSTTASVTVQNDADTSLSSGRVTVSINRTPLAGADAVGSWLDSGEVAGEFDVIAEDSTEPVDAGSSSTTSIGISQDLLATLTPGVYPVRAALSGTDGASGEDVSTTSVLVISADPHPPVTVFVPITATPADGAALLGSDELTELTAADGDLTAQLDGVSGTSAVLAIDPAIVAAIRVLGSAAPTTAVEWLTRLENLPNERFALQFGDADATTQAQADLPALLTPTTLAPFLDPANFASAPPASALPTPTGTPSPAATDGPMLPDDAALTTIEGAAEGILWPRADVTADDLAAFRTYLAGTATTILPSTALDGATTGHVLAGAEDVLVTDAAASDALSEAAGESDADARAQSLAAANAYLFLAGQTTSTPLAVGLDRDENRTADALREVVTTTDSPGVDLTSLRSTPAAPASVDGEIDDDRGASLQLLLSEEQTLGQFSTILDDPQVLLSPERIRIMRTIAAGLSSTRFDEALGDHRQATRDTLASVDIPQSSTIQLLSANADLPFGVRNDLPWPVNVVLTVLPSDPRLEVESVTRATIPAGTTTRVKVPVSARVGSGELDLRLSLTSPTGVPLGQSQTVRVSVRAEWEGIGLAIFGSLIVILIVLGVVRTLRRRRKGEDVETADASSADAASVDAAAVRAPSTEVEPTAVDVPSDPTDPAEPADPAKDPQ from the coding sequence ATGACCGTGACCATCCCCGAGAACGGTTTCCGCGCGCGCCTCGCCTGCGGAACCGTCGCCTTCGCGATGGCACTGGGCATCGGCGTCGTCGCCAGTCCCGTCGCACAGGCAGCGCAGAAGAGCGACTCCGAACCGCCCGTGCTCCATGTGTCCGCAGGATCGAACGGTGTCCTCTCCCCCGGGCTGTCGACGACGGCATCCGTCACCGTGCAGAACGACGCCGACACCTCGCTGTCTTCGGGCCGTGTGACGGTCTCGATCAACCGCACCCCGCTGGCGGGGGCCGACGCCGTCGGCTCCTGGCTCGACTCGGGCGAGGTTGCGGGTGAGTTCGACGTGATCGCCGAAGACAGCACCGAACCGGTGGATGCGGGGTCGTCCTCGACGACCAGCATCGGCATCTCTCAGGATCTCCTGGCGACTCTCACGCCCGGCGTCTACCCCGTGCGAGCCGCGTTGAGCGGCACCGACGGCGCGTCGGGCGAAGACGTCTCGACGACGAGCGTTCTGGTGATCTCGGCTGATCCGCACCCGCCCGTGACCGTGTTCGTGCCGATCACCGCGACCCCGGCAGACGGAGCCGCCCTTCTCGGCTCGGACGAGCTGACGGAGCTCACGGCGGCCGACGGCGACCTCACGGCGCAACTCGACGGCGTCAGCGGCACCTCGGCCGTGCTCGCGATCGACCCTGCGATCGTCGCCGCCATCCGCGTACTGGGTTCCGCCGCACCCACGACTGCGGTCGAATGGCTGACGCGCCTCGAGAACCTGCCGAACGAGCGGTTCGCGCTGCAGTTCGGCGACGCCGACGCCACGACCCAGGCGCAGGCCGATCTACCAGCCCTGCTGACGCCGACGACTCTCGCGCCCTTCCTCGACCCGGCGAACTTCGCCTCCGCTCCCCCCGCGTCTGCCCTCCCGACCCCGACAGGCACGCCGTCGCCGGCGGCCACCGACGGCCCGATGCTGCCGGACGACGCGGCCCTGACGACGATCGAGGGTGCGGCCGAGGGAATCCTCTGGCCGCGGGCGGATGTCACCGCCGACGACCTCGCCGCATTCCGCACCTATCTCGCCGGGACGGCGACGACCATCCTGCCCTCGACCGCGCTCGACGGCGCGACGACCGGGCACGTGCTGGCCGGGGCAGAAGACGTGCTCGTGACGGATGCCGCGGCATCCGATGCCCTGTCAGAGGCGGCCGGAGAGTCCGACGCCGACGCCCGCGCGCAGTCTCTGGCCGCAGCCAACGCCTATCTGTTCCTCGCAGGGCAGACGACCTCGACACCCCTAGCGGTCGGGCTCGACCGCGACGAGAACCGCACGGCCGATGCGCTGCGCGAGGTCGTCACGACGACCGATTCGCCGGGTGTCGATCTCACCTCGCTGCGCTCCACGCCTGCGGCCCCCGCGTCGGTGGACGGGGAGATCGACGACGACCGGGGCGCCTCGCTGCAGCTGCTCCTCTCGGAGGAGCAGACACTCGGTCAGTTCTCCACGATTCTCGACGACCCGCAGGTGCTGTTGAGCCCCGAGCGCATCCGCATCATGCGGACGATCGCCGCCGGCCTCAGCTCCACGAGGTTCGACGAGGCTCTGGGCGACCACCGGCAGGCGACGCGTGACACGCTGGCCTCGGTCGACATCCCGCAGTCGAGCACGATCCAGCTGCTGTCGGCGAACGCCGACCTGCCGTTCGGTGTGCGCAACGATCTCCCGTGGCCCGTGAACGTCGTGCTCACCGTCTTGCCGAGCGATCCGCGCCTCGAGGTGGAGTCGGTCACCCGCGCGACGATCCCGGCCGGGACGACCACCAGGGTCAAGGTGCCCGTGTCGGCCAGGGTCGGCAGCGGAGAGCTCGACCTGCGCCTGTCTCTCACGAGTCCCACCGGAGTGCCCCTCGGCCAGTCGCAGACCGTACGTGTCTCGGTGCGCGCCGAGTGGGAGGGCATCGGCCTCGCCATCTTCGGCAGCCTGATCGTCATCCTGATCGTCCTCGGTGTCGTGCGCACGCTGCGACGGCGACGCAAGGGTGAGGATGTCGAGACGGCGGATGCTTCGTCGGCGGATGCCGCGTCGGTGGATGCCGCGGCGGTGAGGGCCCCGTCGACCGAAGTGGAGCCGACGGCCGTGGATGTCCCGTCGGACCCCACAGACCCCGCAGAGCCCGCAGACCCCGCGAAGGATCCCCAGTGA
- the trxB gene encoding thioredoxin-disulfide reductase has translation MRQVIIIGSGPAGFTAAIYAARASLKPLLIASSVEVGGELMNTTEVENYPGFPEGIQGPELMAKLQEQAEKFGTEVLYDDVTSLDLNGPVKTVSLGSGAVHETRALIYATGSAYRKLGIEGEERLSGYGVSWCATCDGFFFRQKTIAVVGGGDSAMEEATFLTRFADKVYVIHRKDSLRASKIMQERAFANEKIEFVWNSEVAEVLGGDSVAGVQLRNTVDGTLSDLPLDGLFIAIGNDPRTHLVHDKLELTAEGTIWVDGRSSKTSVPGVFAAGDVIDPTYRQAITAAGSGTVAAVDAEHFLADFDDASVEVPAAEAAEVIVA, from the coding sequence ATGCGTCAGGTCATCATCATCGGCTCGGGCCCAGCCGGGTTCACCGCCGCCATCTACGCGGCGCGCGCGAGCCTCAAGCCGCTGCTCATCGCGAGCTCGGTCGAGGTCGGCGGCGAGCTGATGAACACCACCGAGGTCGAGAACTACCCGGGCTTCCCGGAGGGGATCCAGGGCCCCGAACTCATGGCGAAGCTGCAGGAGCAGGCCGAGAAGTTCGGCACCGAAGTGCTCTACGACGACGTCACCTCGCTCGACCTGAACGGTCCCGTCAAGACCGTCTCGCTCGGCAGCGGCGCGGTGCACGAAACCCGCGCGCTGATCTATGCGACCGGCTCCGCCTACCGCAAGCTCGGCATCGAAGGCGAAGAGCGCCTCTCGGGCTACGGCGTCTCGTGGTGCGCCACCTGCGACGGCTTCTTCTTCCGGCAGAAGACGATCGCGGTCGTCGGCGGCGGTGACTCGGCGATGGAGGAGGCCACGTTCCTCACCCGCTTCGCAGACAAGGTCTACGTGATCCACCGCAAGGACTCCCTGCGCGCGTCGAAGATCATGCAGGAGCGCGCGTTCGCGAACGAGAAGATCGAGTTCGTGTGGAACAGCGAGGTCGCAGAGGTGCTCGGAGGCGACTCCGTCGCCGGAGTGCAACTGCGCAACACGGTCGACGGCACGCTCAGCGACCTTCCGCTCGACGGACTGTTCATCGCGATCGGCAACGATCCCCGCACGCACCTGGTGCACGACAAGCTCGAGCTCACCGCCGAAGGAACCATCTGGGTCGACGGCCGCTCGTCGAAGACCTCGGTTCCCGGTGTGTTCGCAGCCGGCGACGTGATCGACCCGACCTACCGGCAGGCGATCACCGCCGCAGGCTCCGGCACCGTGGCTGCCGTCGACGCGGAGCACTTCCTCGCCGATTTCGATGACGCCTCGGTGGAGGTTCCCGCTGCCGAGGCCGCCGAAGTAATCGTCGCCTGA
- a CDS encoding sugar porter family MFS transporter, with amino-acid sequence MSKVQTPAGFQRRVVAVSIAAALGGFLFGFDTAIINGAVDALAGNVSGFDLNVGLKGFAVSSALIGCAVGAWFAGPISNKYGRIPVMVVAAAMFLISSIGSGLAFSVVDLIIWRVIGGFGVGAASVIAPAYIAEVSPAKIRGRLGSLQQLAIVTGIFASLLTDALLAGIAGEAAAPLWGLTAWRWMFISAALPALVYGIMSLRLPESPRYLVRRGEIERASEVLSTVTGTLDVKGKIKEITDTIDTERKESLRDLRGSRFGLKPVVWVGILLSVFQQFVGINVIFYYSTTLWQSVGFDESSALLTSVITSVTNIVVTIVAILLVDRVGRRIMLLVGSIGMAVTLGLMSLAFSFGTLDAAGSVTLPDPWATVALICANGFVVFFGSTWGPLVWVLLGEMFPNSIRAGALAVAAAAQWAANFFISTTFPAFAEIGLTFAYGFYAFFALLSFFFVYFKVAETKGKELEEMTDDAKVERRTRPARA; translated from the coding sequence ATGTCCAAGGTTCAGACCCCAGCCGGATTCCAGAGGCGAGTGGTCGCGGTCAGCATCGCCGCAGCCCTCGGCGGATTCCTGTTCGGATTCGACACCGCGATCATCAACGGCGCCGTCGACGCCCTGGCCGGGAACGTGTCAGGCTTCGACCTCAACGTCGGGCTGAAAGGGTTCGCGGTGTCGTCCGCACTGATCGGCTGCGCAGTCGGCGCGTGGTTCGCCGGGCCCATCTCGAACAAGTACGGGCGCATCCCCGTCATGGTCGTAGCGGCGGCGATGTTCCTCATCTCCTCGATCGGGTCGGGGCTCGCGTTCAGCGTGGTGGACCTCATCATCTGGCGCGTGATCGGCGGATTCGGAGTCGGCGCCGCATCCGTCATCGCGCCCGCCTACATCGCCGAGGTGTCGCCGGCGAAGATCAGAGGGCGACTGGGATCGCTGCAGCAGCTCGCGATCGTCACCGGAATCTTCGCCTCTCTGCTCACCGACGCGTTGCTCGCCGGGATCGCTGGCGAGGCAGCAGCTCCGCTGTGGGGCCTCACCGCCTGGCGCTGGATGTTCATCTCGGCAGCCCTTCCCGCCCTCGTCTACGGCATCATGTCGTTGCGTCTGCCGGAGTCCCCGCGGTATCTGGTTCGCAGGGGGGAGATCGAACGGGCATCCGAGGTGCTGTCGACGGTCACCGGAACCCTCGACGTGAAGGGCAAGATCAAGGAGATCACCGACACGATCGATACCGAGCGCAAGGAGTCGCTGCGTGATCTTCGCGGCAGCCGCTTCGGCCTGAAACCGGTGGTCTGGGTCGGCATCCTGCTGTCGGTGTTCCAGCAGTTCGTGGGCATCAACGTGATCTTCTACTACTCGACCACGCTGTGGCAGTCCGTGGGGTTCGACGAGTCGAGTGCACTGCTCACCTCGGTGATCACTTCCGTCACCAACATCGTCGTGACCATCGTGGCGATCCTCCTGGTCGATCGCGTGGGGCGCCGGATCATGCTCCTGGTCGGCTCGATCGGGATGGCTGTCACGCTCGGCCTGATGTCGCTCGCGTTCTCGTTCGGCACCCTCGACGCCGCCGGCTCGGTCACGCTTCCCGATCCGTGGGCGACGGTCGCTCTCATCTGCGCGAACGGCTTCGTGGTCTTCTTCGGCTCGACCTGGGGTCCGCTCGTGTGGGTCCTGCTCGGCGAGATGTTCCCGAACTCCATCCGAGCGGGGGCCCTGGCTGTCGCAGCGGCCGCGCAGTGGGCGGCGAACTTCTTCATCTCGACGACGTTCCCCGCCTTCGCGGAGATCGGACTGACCTTCGCCTACGGCTTCTACGCGTTCTTCGCCCTGCTGTCGTTCTTCTTCGTGTACTTCAAGGTCGCCGAGACGAAGGGCAAGGAGCTCGAGGAGATGACCGACGATGCGAAGGTCGAGCGCCGCACACGCCCTGCACGCGCTTAG
- the murJ gene encoding murein biosynthesis integral membrane protein MurJ → MSSLGRASALLGAGTLVSRVTGLVRTIVLVAAIGSISKAGDAFGVANQLPNNVFTIIQTGILTAVIIPQIVKAGAHKDGGRAYISKLFTLGTVVFLAATAVAILLAPWLVFIYAKGYSPDQLALATAFAYWCLPQIFFYGLYALIGETLNAKRVFGPYTWAPIVNNVVSIIGFLIFIAMFGNDRNLVEMWDPTMIAVLGGTATLGIALQAGLLLFSWRRTGLRLRPDFRWRGVGLRHVGTLAGWTFLMVIAGQLAGLVQSTIVSESTGHPSVFFMQAAWLVFMLPYSIFAISIGTPYFTQIAEHASEGRHDDVRSDVARCIRIISLFVVGSGIALAVAAVPATRIFTTTAEQAVQAAPVLICYLVGLLPLALLFIVQRAFYAYGDTRTPFYFTLVQVALIIGLSVIAGAVAPIEQLAAAIALGQSVAGIVQTIVAIWILRNRLGGLELPQTLLSLVRFAIAAVPAGLAGWGVYNLLGAGSGWIVGHSGSDFLDRILGAVGTGVIGLASVIVYVVVLLILRAPELSAATRMLRRFLPGR, encoded by the coding sequence GTGAGCAGTCTCGGCCGCGCCAGCGCCCTTCTGGGTGCCGGCACCCTCGTCTCGCGCGTCACGGGCCTCGTGCGGACGATCGTGCTGGTGGCGGCGATCGGAAGCATCAGCAAGGCAGGAGATGCCTTCGGTGTCGCGAACCAGCTTCCCAACAACGTCTTCACCATCATCCAGACCGGCATCCTCACGGCCGTGATCATCCCTCAGATCGTCAAGGCAGGCGCGCACAAGGATGGAGGCCGGGCATACATCTCGAAGCTGTTCACTCTCGGCACCGTCGTGTTCCTCGCCGCGACAGCGGTCGCGATTCTTCTCGCACCGTGGTTGGTTTTCATTTACGCCAAGGGGTACTCGCCCGATCAGCTCGCGCTCGCGACGGCATTCGCTTACTGGTGCCTGCCGCAGATCTTCTTTTACGGCCTCTACGCTCTGATCGGCGAAACACTCAACGCCAAACGAGTCTTCGGGCCGTACACCTGGGCTCCGATCGTCAACAACGTCGTCTCGATCATCGGATTCCTGATCTTCATCGCCATGTTCGGCAACGACCGCAACCTGGTCGAGATGTGGGATCCGACGATGATCGCCGTGCTCGGCGGAACCGCCACCCTCGGGATCGCACTGCAGGCTGGCCTGCTGCTGTTCTCGTGGAGGCGCACCGGCCTGAGGCTGCGACCCGACTTCCGCTGGCGCGGCGTGGGCCTTCGCCATGTCGGCACACTGGCCGGCTGGACATTCCTCATGGTGATCGCCGGTCAGCTCGCGGGGCTGGTGCAGAGCACGATCGTGTCGGAGTCCACGGGCCATCCGTCGGTGTTCTTCATGCAGGCCGCCTGGCTTGTATTCATGCTTCCCTATTCGATCTTCGCGATCTCCATCGGAACCCCCTATTTCACTCAGATCGCCGAGCACGCCTCCGAAGGTCGTCACGATGACGTTCGCTCCGACGTCGCCCGATGCATCCGCATCATCTCGCTGTTCGTGGTCGGCTCGGGAATCGCGCTGGCCGTCGCCGCGGTTCCTGCAACCCGCATCTTCACGACGACGGCGGAGCAGGCCGTTCAGGCCGCACCAGTTCTGATCTGCTATCTCGTCGGCCTTCTGCCGCTGGCTTTGCTCTTCATCGTGCAGCGCGCGTTCTACGCCTACGGAGACACCCGTACGCCCTTCTACTTCACACTCGTGCAGGTCGCATTGATCATCGGCCTCTCGGTCATCGCCGGAGCAGTCGCGCCGATCGAACAACTCGCCGCCGCTATCGCGCTCGGACAGTCGGTCGCTGGCATCGTGCAGACCATCGTCGCGATCTGGATCCTCCGCAACCGTCTCGGTGGACTCGAGCTTCCACAGACGCTTCTCTCCCTCGTGCGCTTCGCCATCGCGGCGGTTCCTGCTGGTCTCGCAGGGTGGGGCGTCTACAACCTTCTCGGTGCAGGTAGTGGCTGGATCGTCGGTCACAGCGGCTCCGACTTCCTCGACCGCATACTCGGCGCCGTCGGCACCGGCGTGATCGGTCTCGCATCCGTGATCGTCTACGTCGTCGTGCTGCTGATCCTGCGCGCTCCTGAGCTGTCGGCTGCCACGCGCATGCTGCGCCGGTTCCTGCCCGGTCGCTGA
- the trxA gene encoding thioredoxin, translating to MSAKATSQATWEQDVLQAEGPVLVDFWAEWCGPCRMVSPVLDEIQSDNPEKITVLKLNVDENPQLAMQYQITSIPAMKVFVGGEVKTSIIGAKPKFALEQDLAAYIG from the coding sequence ATGAGTGCAAAGGCTACGAGCCAGGCGACCTGGGAGCAGGACGTGCTGCAGGCTGAAGGTCCCGTGCTGGTGGACTTCTGGGCCGAGTGGTGCGGCCCGTGTCGCATGGTCTCGCCGGTTCTGGACGAGATCCAGTCCGACAACCCCGAGAAGATCACCGTTCTCAAGTTGAACGTCGACGAGAACCCGCAGCTCGCGATGCAGTACCAGATCACGTCGATCCCGGCGATGAAGGTCTTCGTCGGCGGAGAGGTCAAGACGAGCATCATCGGCGCCAAGCCGAAGTTCGCCCTCGAGCAGGATCTCGCCGCCTACATCGGCTGA